GCGCGCCGGGCCAGCGCGCTAGCGCCGCACGCGCTCGTAAGCCTGGTTCATGCGTTCGCGGGCCGCCGTTTCATGCGCATAGGCGCGGTCATAGCTTTCCAGGCAACCCATCGTGGGGTTGGGCCATTTGATCGCGGCGATCGCGGCGGTGAGTTCGTCGCGCGCGCGCTGCCATTCCTTGACCGCTGCATACCATTCCTTGGCGGTGTCCATAGAACGTCTCCCCTATGTGCACAGCCCCATCGTATTCCTGCGCAACGCGTTTGCATCTAGGTAATTCGCACTAGCTCGCCCCGCTTGCGGCATGCCTGCCACAACCTGCTTTCGACCGCTCCGATTCCCGAGAGGGTTAACCCGGAACATGCCGCCCGCCCCGGCATCCGGTCACGGAACCCGGGGCGCAAACGCATGTCGAACCACGCGATTCCAACGGTCACATCACGTTGTGACGCATATTGACGTCAACCCGTACTGACTCGCGGCCCCGGCAAATGCTACTGTTCCGCCTATGCAAGGAGTTCATGCAATGGATCAGAAAACCAAGCCCTGGGCTTTTCCCAAGCCTCACCCGGAAAACACCCCTCGCGGCGAACGCAACAAGCAAGAGTTCGATGTTGCGCCAGACACCCGGAAACCCGCGCCCAAGGCGCGTCTGAAGGAAAGCGCCCAGCGCGCAGGCACCGCACGCTCATAGTCCGCGCACGTCACCACGCCAGCCGCGCCGGCCGCGGCATCCGCAGTCCTGGATCCCATCCGCCACGGCGCCCCGCCGTCCGGCAAGCTCCACGTACAAGGCCCCATCTTCCTTCTTCCGACGCGCAGGCGCGCGTCGGTTGGCGCGCGCCTGCGCGCTTGCCCCGTCGCCGACAACAAGGGAAAACGACGCGGCTGATCCGGCGCGGCGTATAGATCTCGGGCGCGAGCGGCGTCCAGGCGCCGCGGCGGCGGATTGCGTGCTCATGCAAAGCTCCTATCTGGATGGCCTGGCGTTCAGGCGATGAAACCGGCCGCGCGGAACACGCGGTCGTAGATGTCGCGCACCACGTCCTGCTTGCGCTGGTTGTACTGCGTCATGTCCTGCGTATCGCTGGCCGCGCCCTGCTTGGCCTGTGCATACCGCTGCCGATCCTCGGCGCTGCCGCGCAGCCAGTCGCGGAACATGCGATGACGGATTGCCTCGGGGCAGTCAGGGCCGAACACGTGCAGGTTCACGCGCGGCAAGGCCAATTGCAGGCAGCGGTGCTGATGCCAGGACGGCTCGCGCACGCGCAGCTCGTAGCCCAGCGCCTCCAGGGCCGGCACGTACAGGTCCTCGCGCGTGGGGTCGGCCACGGCCACGTCGATATCGATGACCGGCTTGGCCGGCAGACCGGGCACCGCGGTGGAGCCTATATGCTGGATGTCCAGGGCAACCGGGCCCAGCGCGCGGCGCAGGTCGGCCGCCAGCCCGTCATAGCGCGCCGGCCATTCCGGGTCATAGGCCACGATGACGATGGATTCCGGCGCGGGCTTGCCGCGGACCCAGGGGTTCTCGTCCGGGTCGGAATCATAGTGGCGCATGATGGCTTCGGGGGTGGGCATGGGCATCGCGAACTCCTGGGAAGCACGCCAGCATACCCGAGCCCAGCCGCCCGTCAGGCGCGCATCAGCCCCTGGTGTGCTCCCGCGCGGGCTGCACGCGGCGCCAGCCCGCGGTTTCGTCACGCTTGTCGTGGGTGTACTCCCACTCCGTATCGCAACGCGCGCAGACGAACAGCTCCTGGCGCGCGCCCTTGCGAGCCGCCTCCATGCTGCGCACTTCGCCCAGGCTGACCAGGTGTGGATGGCCCGCCGCGCCGCGCTTGTCGGGTTCGATCGCCGAGCAATCATTGCAGGTTGCCATGCTCCACTCCTTTCATTTTTCTTTCATTGAGAGGACATGCTAGGAAATCGAAGCGGGACGATGTTCAGCAATTCTCACCAAAAAGTGAACGGCGTCCACCCCAATGCGCCTGGCCCCGCTCGGGGTTTCTTGCCATCGAGGCCCCCTCCATGACGCCACGGCATGCTTGTGCTAGCGTAGTCTCCCCTCAATTCCCGCTACCCACCCGCCATGGCCCTGTTCAACCTGGCCGATGCCGCCGAC
The Achromobacter sp. AONIH1 DNA segment above includes these coding regions:
- a CDS encoding GrpB family protein, with product MPMPTPEAIMRHYDSDPDENPWVRGKPAPESIVIVAYDPEWPARYDGLAADLRRALGPVALDIQHIGSTAVPGLPAKPVIDIDVAVADPTREDLYVPALEALGYELRVREPSWHQHRCLQLALPRVNLHVFGPDCPEAIRHRMFRDWLRGSAEDRQRYAQAKQGAASDTQDMTQYNQRKQDVVRDIYDRVFRAAGFIA